Proteins found in one Fulvitalea axinellae genomic segment:
- a CDS encoding bifunctional UDP-sugar hydrolase/5'-nucleotidase has protein sequence MKKGWRKLLAGLALATGLFSCAGERGFTGEVVILHTNDMHAKIARLPRVAYMVDSIRNVHENVVLVSAGDLFSGYVTVDQYPDRGYPMVHMMNNLKYDISALGNHEFDYGQVKLNERMKQAKFPFVCANVSSAGGILEIPAPYKILELPQGPKIAFLGLLESFVDNIPSTHPKRVEGLKFPNPYETAKKYTPLKDSADLFVALSHLGDEPDSVLAEGMPELDAIVGGHSHVLIPGGKKVNGVLITQAHSMLKYVGELVATFENGKLVSLTERSLPVGKGAVDPVMEELLKQYESDPYFKTVIGKTEYGFDGQAPLGNLMADALADQDGIDIAVQNYGGVRLDKLPKGDIKIRDIFALDPFGNQLTMVPMTAKDIKTLLFYGSGKLKRHLFVSGIKYDILRNAGGEVTGINIYDKAGKPLDEKKTFTVGMSDYVYSAFSFDRSGDGTPAGLTTAEAIIEFVKAKKNLSDYSNVKRIK, from the coding sequence ATGAAAAAGGGTTGGAGAAAGCTCTTGGCCGGATTAGCGCTGGCCACGGGTTTGTTTTCTTGCGCCGGTGAGCGCGGATTTACGGGCGAGGTGGTCATCTTGCATACTAATGACATGCACGCCAAAATCGCCCGATTGCCGAGAGTGGCGTATATGGTGGACAGTATCAGAAATGTCCATGAGAATGTGGTGTTAGTGTCGGCCGGTGACTTGTTTAGCGGCTATGTCACCGTGGACCAGTATCCGGACAGAGGATACCCGATGGTGCATATGATGAATAACCTGAAGTACGATATTTCCGCTTTGGGTAACCATGAGTTCGACTATGGACAAGTGAAACTGAACGAGCGGATGAAACAAGCGAAGTTCCCGTTTGTCTGCGCAAATGTTTCATCGGCTGGCGGAATCTTGGAAATCCCCGCTCCATATAAGATTTTAGAATTACCCCAAGGTCCTAAAATCGCCTTTTTGGGATTGTTGGAGAGCTTTGTCGATAATATTCCTTCTACGCACCCAAAACGTGTGGAAGGGTTGAAGTTTCCGAATCCTTACGAAACGGCCAAGAAGTATACGCCGTTGAAAGACAGCGCCGATCTGTTTGTGGCGTTGAGCCATTTGGGCGATGAGCCCGATTCCGTTTTGGCGGAGGGAATGCCCGAGCTGGACGCTATCGTGGGCGGGCACAGCCACGTGCTGATTCCTGGCGGTAAGAAGGTGAACGGCGTGCTGATCACGCAGGCCCATTCGATGTTAAAATACGTCGGGGAATTGGTGGCCACTTTCGAAAACGGAAAATTGGTTTCTCTTACCGAAAGATCTTTGCCGGTAGGCAAGGGGGCCGTTGACCCGGTTATGGAAGAACTGTTGAAGCAGTATGAGAGCGATCCTTATTTCAAAACGGTAATCGGAAAGACTGAATACGGTTTTGACGGACAGGCGCCTTTGGGCAATCTCATGGCTGACGCTTTGGCTGATCAGGATGGAATTGACATTGCCGTACAAAATTACGGTGGCGTACGTCTGGACAAACTGCCGAAGGGCGACATTAAGATCAGGGATATATTCGCTTTGGATCCTTTTGGAAACCAATTGACGATGGTGCCTATGACAGCGAAAGATATCAAGACGTTGTTGTTTTACGGTTCGGGGAAATTGAAGCGTCATTTGTTCGTGTCGGGAATAAAATACGATATTCTCCGAAACGCAGGTGGAGAAGTAACTGGAATTAACATTTATGACAAGGCGGGAAAGCCGTTGGACGAGAAGAAAACGTTTACCGTAGGCATGAGCGATTATGTTTATAGTGCGTTTAGCTTTGACCGCTCTGGCGACGGTACGCCAGCGGGACTGACAACGGCCGAGGCGATAATCGAATTTGTGAAAGCGAAGAAAAACCTATCGGATTACTCGAACGTGAAGAGAATAAAATAA
- a CDS encoding uracil-DNA glycosylase family protein encodes MKKLLAEIRACEVCAKVLPHEPRPVVRASGKSRILIVGQAPGSRVHNTGVPWNDPSGVKLREWLGVDDDTFYNPDLFALVPMGFCYPGTGKSGDLPPRPECAPLWQERLLKAMPDIKLTLLVGQYAQKHYLGASFRKNLTETVRDFEHFLPDYFPTPHPSPRNRIWLRRNPWFEKDLIPVLKELVKDILADQ; translated from the coding sequence ATGAAAAAGCTACTGGCCGAAATACGGGCTTGCGAGGTGTGCGCTAAAGTGTTGCCTCACGAGCCACGCCCTGTGGTGAGAGCCTCCGGAAAATCGAGAATTCTTATTGTGGGGCAGGCTCCGGGAAGCCGTGTGCATAATACCGGCGTTCCTTGGAACGACCCTAGTGGCGTGAAACTGCGGGAGTGGCTGGGCGTGGATGATGATACTTTTTACAATCCCGATTTATTCGCTTTGGTGCCTATGGGATTTTGCTATCCCGGAACCGGTAAGTCCGGGGATTTGCCTCCCAGGCCCGAATGTGCACCTCTATGGCAAGAACGGTTGCTGAAAGCAATGCCCGATATCAAATTAACGCTATTGGTCGGTCAATACGCTCAAAAACACTATTTAGGGGCTAGTTTCAGAAAAAACTTAACCGAGACGGTTCGTGATTTCGAACATTTTTTGCCTGATTATTTTCCCACACCGCACCCTTCTCCCCGAAACAGGATTTGGTTGAGGCGCAATCCTTGGTTCGAAAAGGATTTGATTCCTGTATTAAAAGAATTAGTCAAAGATATTTTGGCCGATCAATGA
- a CDS encoding TolC family protein yields the protein MRPKLSFFVLMFAFLFCGELSAQDGKEKLTLRECLDYGVANNLSVLGATLDVEGQKINVKQRKLDLAPSVNANVGLQTNWGRSVDQATYDYVNRRLVNNNAGVGANLVLFNGLRKMHALSQSKIDLQASELDLQKAENDVRLRIVSSFLSVMLRKELLKAAEFQVTSTDKRLERIVAMVKAGSRPRTAQLDLEAQLATQRVEVVRAQNDLRFAYLQLKQNMRVPANRNLEIVEPDLSVAGIALNQKNVEQVYEAAENTMPEVQSSDLGVESATYAVKQTLADFLPSLSISAGLGTRYSDQSDFSFGKQYDNNLNKNVGLTLSIPLFNGLSARAGKSRALIGKQRAELQAESVRNQLRQDIETAFNDAQAAYATHESAVKQVSSLEEAFKATEKRYELGASNFVDYQVAQNNLFRAKSDLLRAKYNYLFGVKMLDFYVGQSLAFE from the coding sequence ATGAGACCAAAGCTCAGCTTTTTCGTTTTGATGTTCGCCTTCCTCTTTTGCGGCGAACTGAGCGCCCAGGACGGCAAGGAAAAACTTACCTTGCGCGAATGCCTCGATTACGGCGTCGCCAACAACCTGAGTGTTCTGGGCGCCACGCTGGACGTAGAGGGACAGAAGATCAACGTCAAACAAAGAAAGTTGGACTTGGCACCTTCCGTAAACGCCAACGTAGGCTTGCAGACCAACTGGGGTCGTTCCGTTGACCAAGCCACTTACGATTACGTCAACCGCCGTTTGGTTAACAACAACGCTGGTGTGGGAGCCAATCTCGTGCTTTTTAACGGTCTCAGGAAAATGCACGCCCTCTCGCAAAGCAAGATTGACTTGCAAGCCTCGGAGCTTGACCTCCAAAAGGCCGAGAACGACGTCCGCCTCCGCATAGTTTCCTCTTTCCTCAGCGTAATGCTTCGCAAAGAGTTGCTCAAGGCCGCCGAGTTCCAAGTGACCAGCACGGACAAGCGCCTAGAAAGGATCGTCGCCATGGTGAAGGCGGGCTCTAGGCCCAGAACGGCCCAACTCGACTTGGAGGCCCAGTTGGCTACCCAACGCGTCGAGGTGGTTCGTGCGCAGAACGATTTGCGCTTCGCGTACCTTCAGCTAAAGCAGAACATGCGTGTGCCCGCCAACCGCAACTTGGAAATAGTGGAGCCGGACTTAAGCGTCGCGGGCATTGCGCTGAACCAAAAAAACGTGGAGCAGGTATACGAGGCCGCCGAGAACACCATGCCCGAGGTCCAGTCCTCTGACTTGGGGGTCGAAAGCGCCACCTACGCCGTGAAACAGACTTTGGCCGACTTTCTCCCTTCGCTCAGTATATCAGCCGGTTTGGGAACCAGATACTCCGATCAGAGTGACTTTTCCTTCGGTAAGCAGTATGACAACAACCTGAACAAAAACGTTGGTCTGACGCTTTCCATTCCGCTGTTCAACGGCCTTTCGGCCCGCGCCGGAAAGAGTAGGGCCCTTATAGGCAAGCAACGCGCCGAGTTGCAGGCCGAGAGTGTCCGCAACCAGCTTCGCCAAGACATCGAGACGGCTTTTAACGACGCGCAAGCGGCTTATGCCACTCACGAGTCCGCCGTAAAGCAGGTGTCTTCGCTTGAGGAAGCCTTCAAGGCTACCGAAAAGCGCTACGAACTCGGCGCTTCTAACTTCGTGGACTATCAAGTGGCCCAGAACAACCTGTTCCGTGCCAAGTCCGACCTTCTTCGCGCCAAATACAATTATCTGTTCGGCGTCAAGATGCTTGACTTCTACGTAGGGCAGAGTTTGGCTTTCGAATAG
- the pfkA gene encoding 6-phosphofructokinase: protein MKKIAVLTSGGDAPGMNACLRAVVRCGLYHGMEVYGVKRGYDGLIRGDLYKMKSYSVSNIIQQGGTILKSARSVEFRTKEGRTKAAEQLRDRGIEGLVVIGGDGTFTGANLLYNEHGIKVVGAPGTIDNDLYGTDYTIGYDTAVNTALDAIDKVRDTANSHDRIFFIEVMGRDSGYIAIETAIGGGAEMAMVPETQTTIEDVINALQSGWDKEKSASIVITAEGSSEGSALEIANKVKARCPEKDIKVTTLGHIQRGGSPSAADRILASRMGIAAVEGLIEGRSNVMAGIIKDEVTYTKLEEAINGEKPLNTDLLKMVKILSI, encoded by the coding sequence ATGAAAAAGATTGCTGTTTTGACCTCGGGCGGCGACGCCCCCGGCATGAACGCTTGCCTCAGAGCGGTCGTTCGTTGCGGACTCTACCACGGTATGGAAGTTTACGGAGTGAAGCGTGGCTATGACGGGCTTATCCGTGGCGACCTTTACAAGATGAAATCTTACTCTGTAAGTAACATCATCCAGCAAGGAGGAACTATCCTCAAGTCGGCCAGAAGTGTGGAATTCCGCACCAAGGAAGGAAGAACAAAAGCGGCAGAACAACTTAGAGACAGGGGCATCGAAGGCCTTGTGGTAATCGGTGGCGACGGTACATTTACCGGAGCTAACCTCCTGTACAACGAGCACGGCATCAAAGTAGTTGGCGCGCCTGGCACTATCGACAACGACCTTTACGGAACCGACTACACTATCGGTTATGACACGGCCGTTAACACCGCCCTCGACGCCATCGACAAAGTGCGTGACACCGCGAACTCTCACGACCGTATCTTCTTTATCGAAGTGATGGGCCGTGACTCTGGGTACATCGCTATCGAAACCGCCATCGGTGGCGGAGCGGAGATGGCTATGGTTCCGGAAACGCAAACCACAATCGAGGATGTAATCAACGCCTTGCAGAGCGGATGGGACAAGGAAAAAAGTGCGTCAATCGTGATCACTGCCGAGGGTAGCTCGGAAGGTTCGGCTCTCGAAATCGCCAACAAGGTTAAGGCCCGTTGCCCGGAGAAAGACATCAAAGTGACTACTCTCGGACACATTCAGCGTGGAGGATCGCCTTCGGCCGCCGACCGTATCTTGGCATCTCGCATGGGTATCGCCGCCGTTGAAGGCCTAATCGAAGGTCGTAGCAACGTTATGGCCGGAATCATCAAAGACGAAGTGACCTACACTAAACTGGAAGAGGCTATCAACGGAGAGAAACCGTTGAACACTGACCTCTTGAAGATGGTGAAGATCCTGAGTATCTAA
- a CDS encoding aminopeptidase P family protein, protein MKYLPIDAALFVNNRERFVKELKPKSLAIFNSNDIMPTNADGTMPFKQNSDLFHLCGIDQEESILVLAPDSNYPELREILFLKETNEEIAIWEGHKYTKEEATVASGIKTVKWLDEFDRTMQTLMGEAENVYINSNEHYRAVVEVETRDARFIKEWKQRYPAHNYDRIAPIMHKIRPVKSQIEIDQIQKACDITNTAFRRVLEFVKPGVMEYEIEAEFIHEFIRNRSNGFAYQPIIASGFNACVLHYIENKAECKAGDVILFDVGAEYANYNADMTRCIPVSGRFTDRQKAVYNAVLRVKEASKDMLVPGNTIYEYHKEVGKIMEGELLGLGLLDKADIQNQNPDWPAYKKFFMHGTSHHLGLDVHDYGDFHQKIVPGMVFTVEPGIYIREENLGIRLEDDYVVQETGSPFNLMRDIPLEADEIEDLMNK, encoded by the coding sequence ATGAAATACCTACCTATAGACGCGGCACTCTTCGTTAACAACCGCGAAAGATTCGTCAAGGAACTCAAACCCAAATCCCTGGCGATTTTCAACTCGAACGACATCATGCCAACCAACGCCGACGGCACGATGCCCTTCAAACAAAACTCCGACCTGTTCCACCTTTGCGGTATCGACCAAGAGGAAAGCATCTTGGTACTCGCTCCGGACTCAAACTATCCCGAGTTGCGCGAAATCCTCTTCCTGAAGGAAACCAACGAGGAAATCGCTATTTGGGAAGGACATAAATACACTAAGGAAGAGGCTACGGTAGCTTCGGGCATCAAGACGGTAAAGTGGCTCGACGAATTCGACCGCACGATGCAGACGCTGATGGGCGAGGCTGAAAACGTATATATAAACTCCAATGAGCATTACCGCGCTGTAGTGGAGGTGGAAACCCGCGACGCACGCTTTATCAAAGAGTGGAAGCAACGCTACCCGGCGCACAACTACGATCGCATCGCACCGATTATGCACAAGATCCGCCCTGTGAAATCGCAGATCGAGATCGACCAGATCCAAAAAGCCTGTGACATTACCAATACGGCTTTCCGCCGCGTGTTGGAATTCGTGAAGCCGGGCGTAATGGAATACGAGATCGAGGCCGAATTCATCCACGAATTTATCCGCAACCGCTCGAACGGCTTCGCTTACCAACCAATTATCGCTTCGGGCTTCAACGCATGCGTGCTCCACTACATCGAGAACAAAGCCGAATGTAAAGCCGGTGACGTGATTCTCTTCGACGTGGGTGCTGAATATGCCAACTACAACGCTGACATGACGCGCTGTATCCCAGTAAGCGGGCGTTTCACCGATCGTCAAAAGGCCGTTTACAACGCCGTTCTCAGAGTAAAAGAAGCGTCGAAAGACATGCTGGTTCCGGGCAACACCATTTATGAATACCACAAGGAAGTGGGCAAAATCATGGAAGGCGAACTGCTTGGTCTCGGATTATTGGACAAAGCCGATATCCAGAACCAAAACCCGGACTGGCCCGCTTACAAGAAGTTCTTCATGCACGGCACCTCACACCACTTAGGCCTAGACGTACACGACTACGGCGATTTCCACCAGAAAATCGTACCGGGCATGGTGTTTACCGTGGAGCCCGGCATCTACATCCGCGAAGAAAACCTCGGTATACGTCTTGAGGACGACTACGTGGTACAGGAAACCGGTTCGCCATTCAACCTCATGCGCGACATCCCTCTCGAAGCGGACGAAATCGAGGATTTGATGAACAAATAA
- the sdaAB gene encoding L-serine ammonia-lyase, iron-sulfur-dependent subunit beta — translation MAERSSVFDMIGPVMIGPSSSHTAGVVKIARMAVKVLGGVPDVAEITFYNSFARTYEGHGSDKAVIGGLLDYATDDKRIKTSFENAKEQGLEYKFRSIGNASTLHPNSIRLKIGRGKKEIEILGESLGGGVINIKEVNGFKANFSGNLFTLIIMANDLEGTISFVSGVISHENTNIANMSVTRKAKKGQACQVIEMDSGVRPLTLEYLESLGWIHDIIYIPIIET, via the coding sequence ATGGCGGAAAGAAGCAGTGTATTCGATATGATTGGGCCGGTGATGATCGGACCCTCTAGTTCGCATACGGCAGGCGTGGTGAAAATCGCCCGTATGGCGGTGAAGGTGTTGGGCGGTGTGCCTGATGTGGCGGAGATTACGTTTTACAATTCCTTTGCGAGAACCTACGAAGGGCACGGGAGCGACAAGGCGGTGATCGGAGGTTTGCTTGATTACGCAACCGACGACAAAAGGATAAAAACGTCCTTTGAAAACGCCAAGGAACAGGGCTTGGAATACAAGTTCCGGTCTATCGGCAACGCCTCCACGTTACACCCGAATTCAATTAGGCTGAAAATCGGCAGAGGGAAGAAAGAAATCGAGATTTTGGGCGAGAGCCTCGGTGGCGGCGTGATTAACATCAAGGAGGTAAACGGCTTCAAGGCCAATTTCTCCGGAAATTTGTTCACGCTCATTATCATGGCCAATGACCTGGAGGGCACTATTTCCTTCGTTTCGGGCGTCATTTCGCACGAGAATACCAACATCGCCAACATGTCTGTGACCCGCAAGGCCAAAAAGGGCCAAGCTTGCCAAGTAATAGAGATGGACTCTGGTGTGCGCCCGCTTACCTTGGAATACCTCGAAAGTTTGGGCTGGATTCACGACATCATTTATATACCTATAATTGAAACCTAA
- a CDS encoding nuclear transport factor 2 family protein: protein MITEEERNTLLDAVKRASETWKLAFNGKCADGCVAQYETDAVMHAQPFGTFKGHNEIRKFWQKLIDHGFTDIKYSNTEIEVIDKHTAALSAEWSMNKASGVIHKELWILQNDGSAKLKEDDFEAVE from the coding sequence ATGATTACCGAAGAAGAGAGAAACACGTTATTGGACGCCGTAAAAAGGGCCAGCGAGACTTGGAAGCTCGCTTTTAACGGAAAATGCGCCGACGGGTGCGTCGCACAATACGAGACAGACGCAGTAATGCACGCCCAACCCTTCGGAACATTTAAGGGGCATAACGAAATCAGAAAATTTTGGCAAAAGCTGATTGATCACGGATTCACGGATATCAAATATTCGAATACCGAAATCGAGGTAATAGACAAGCACACCGCGGCGCTAAGTGCTGAATGGAGCATGAACAAAGCCTCGGGCGTAATTCATAAAGAATTATGGATCCTACAAAACGACGGTAGCGCAAAATTAAAAGAGGACGATTTTGAAGCCGTGGAATAA
- a CDS encoding YpdA family putative bacillithiol disulfide reductase, which yields MKTIDIAIVGAGPCGLACAIEAKKNGLSHLVFDKGTIAESIRRYPLQMRFFSTRENIEIGDLPFAIREPKASREEALTYYRKAAHHYGLNLSLQDKVLEVTPQEEGGFMVKSEHQTVLAKNVVMATGYFDNLKSLEAKGEDLPHVKRRYREPYEFAFSKVVIVGGGNSAVEAALDLQRNDVDVTLAVRSDSFKITAKYWLVPDLQNRINEGKIKLIPNCKVSEIRKKDLTLTHNDGSETVLEADYVLGLIGHLPDFEFLKRCGVHCDEDSGETVHDKETFQTSVPGIYVAGTVLCGSKTEKIFIENGREHGKAIVRHILQKGL from the coding sequence ATGAAAACAATCGACATCGCTATAGTGGGAGCTGGACCGTGCGGGCTCGCCTGCGCCATCGAAGCCAAAAAGAACGGACTCAGCCACTTGGTTTTCGACAAAGGGACAATCGCTGAATCGATTCGGAGATACCCCCTGCAAATGCGCTTTTTTTCTACTCGAGAGAACATCGAGATCGGCGATTTGCCATTCGCTATCCGCGAACCGAAAGCTAGCCGGGAAGAAGCCCTGACCTATTACCGAAAAGCCGCCCATCACTACGGGCTCAACCTCAGCCTGCAAGACAAAGTATTGGAAGTGACTCCGCAAGAGGAAGGCGGATTTATGGTCAAATCGGAACACCAAACCGTGCTTGCGAAAAATGTGGTAATGGCCACCGGTTATTTCGATAACTTGAAATCTCTGGAAGCCAAGGGCGAAGACCTTCCGCACGTAAAGCGCAGATATCGCGAGCCTTACGAGTTCGCTTTTTCAAAAGTGGTAATCGTGGGCGGAGGAAATTCCGCCGTGGAAGCAGCCCTTGACCTACAGCGCAACGACGTGGACGTAACCTTGGCCGTACGTAGCGACAGCTTCAAGATCACCGCTAAATATTGGCTGGTTCCGGATTTGCAAAACAGGATCAACGAAGGAAAAATCAAGCTGATTCCCAATTGTAAAGTTTCCGAAATCCGCAAAAAAGATTTAACCCTAACTCACAACGACGGTTCCGAAACCGTCCTTGAGGCGGACTACGTATTGGGACTTATCGGCCACTTGCCTGATTTCGAATTCCTGAAACGTTGCGGAGTCCACTGCGACGAAGACAGTGGCGAAACCGTCCATGACAAAGAGACTTTCCAAACGTCCGTACCCGGCATCTATGTGGCAGGAACGGTATTATGCGGTTCAAAAACGGAGAAAATCTTTATCGAAAACGGACGCGAACACGGCAAAGCCATCGTTCGGCATATTCTTCAAAAAGGTTTATAA
- a CDS encoding SH3 domain-containing protein, translating to MMSKNTVFLGAVLAFATVFSSCGDSKKSGNEQTKEASVVEAPAEPVAEVVDAICVYDGLSLRKEPKRQGKWVSSISLGEKVTFLGDTVKEGKVTYGKVKLSDGKEGWVSDYGIVTNAKAGAVMKESPVYRRPDMLTVTQTKFNMADLVAVGEEKDGWVSVVGKKRTKKGWLRAEDITTDSKEVTAAVLLSKELGSLDGNIDLEKAQAFLENTPFKESMFVKALKEMVEQASSEERSDIEEGQEDDFEGEGEADSDQEEGATE from the coding sequence ATGATGAGCAAGAATACTGTTTTTTTAGGTGCTGTTTTGGCGTTTGCCACGGTTTTCTCTTCATGTGGGGACTCTAAAAAAAGCGGAAACGAGCAAACCAAGGAAGCTTCTGTCGTGGAGGCGCCGGCGGAACCTGTGGCCGAAGTCGTGGACGCTATTTGTGTTTACGATGGATTGAGCCTTCGCAAAGAGCCCAAAAGGCAAGGAAAGTGGGTTTCGTCGATCAGTTTGGGCGAAAAGGTAACTTTCTTGGGAGACACGGTAAAGGAAGGTAAAGTCACTTACGGAAAAGTGAAATTGTCTGACGGTAAAGAAGGTTGGGTTTCGGATTACGGTATCGTGACGAACGCTAAAGCGGGAGCCGTTATGAAGGAGTCGCCGGTGTACCGCAGACCGGACATGCTGACTGTTACGCAGACGAAATTCAACATGGCCGATCTTGTGGCGGTTGGCGAGGAAAAAGACGGCTGGGTTAGCGTTGTAGGAAAGAAACGCACTAAGAAAGGCTGGTTGCGCGCCGAAGACATCACTACGGACAGTAAAGAAGTGACCGCTGCGGTATTGCTCAGCAAGGAATTGGGTAGCCTGGATGGAAATATTGATTTGGAAAAAGCCCAAGCGTTTTTGGAAAATACTCCGTTTAAGGAATCGATGTTCGTAAAGGCGCTCAAGGAAATGGTGGAACAAGCTTCTTCCGAAGAACGCTCTGACATTGAGGAAGGTCAGGAAGATGACTTCGAAGGAGAAGGTGAGGCAGATTCAGATCAAGAGGAAGGCGCTACGGAATAA
- the rarD gene encoding EamA family transporter RarD, with protein MNDSQSLRGYLFAIGAYLMWGVFPLYWKAMDSVPAMEILAYRIACSFVFLLLFNLVLGRKEIFRYLKEPKTRLVLFITSSLISLNWGTYIWAVNAGHTVEASLGYYINPLVNVFLGMLIFNERMTPMKTVAIVLAFSGVLYQTVGYGNFPWTAMVLAFTFAFYGLFKKKYALDSINSLMAETLIITPVAVGYLLFDFLSGESGAVSAQPTVLVLLAFSGIATSVPLYLFGEGAKRIPFSSLGFLQYIGPTIMLLIGVFFFGEDFSGDHVVSFALIWTGLAVYAFSAVKEFRKKKKKEKVSVV; from the coding sequence ATGAACGATAGCCAAAGCTTAAGGGGATACCTGTTCGCAATAGGTGCCTATTTGATGTGGGGAGTGTTCCCTTTGTACTGGAAAGCCATGGATTCTGTGCCGGCAATGGAAATCCTGGCTTATAGAATCGCCTGTTCGTTTGTGTTTCTTTTGCTCTTTAACTTGGTTTTGGGTCGGAAAGAGATTTTCCGGTATCTGAAGGAACCAAAAACCAGACTGGTGCTTTTCATTACCTCATCGTTGATCTCGTTGAATTGGGGAACGTACATCTGGGCCGTAAACGCTGGACATACCGTAGAGGCCAGCTTGGGGTATTATATCAACCCTTTGGTCAATGTCTTTTTAGGCATGCTGATTTTCAACGAACGGATGACGCCTATGAAAACCGTTGCGATAGTCTTGGCTTTTTCTGGAGTGTTGTACCAGACGGTGGGCTATGGCAATTTTCCTTGGACGGCTATGGTTCTGGCTTTCACGTTCGCTTTCTACGGCCTTTTCAAGAAAAAATACGCGTTGGATTCAATCAACAGCCTGATGGCCGAGACTTTGATAATAACTCCCGTAGCCGTGGGATACTTGCTGTTTGATTTTCTGAGTGGCGAAAGCGGAGCTGTGTCGGCGCAACCGACGGTTCTGGTATTGCTCGCTTTTTCCGGTATAGCCACGTCTGTTCCGCTGTACCTCTTTGGCGAAGGGGCCAAAAGAATTCCCTTTTCCAGTTTGGGTTTTCTGCAATACATCGGACCGACGATTATGTTGCTAATCGGCGTGTTTTTCTTCGGCGAGGATTTCTCCGGAGACCATGTGGTCAGTTTTGCCTTAATCTGGACGGGATTGGCGGTATACGCTTTTTCCGCTGTTAAAGAGTTTCGGAAAAAAAAGAAAAAAGAAAAAGTCAGTGTCGTCTGA
- a CDS encoding aminotransferase class IV, translating to MLTQRVEITNLNAESPTENRRIQAFSGLPHSRELSENMPYPFYLNGEILTNTELHLPTDDRGFRFGDGLFETIILNGHGPGVIPYHLERLTEGFRCLGMKPEAVPTTLELVEIINKLTPDNDNGRSRIRIFAWRKGGGLYAPLSDEANLVVTWAPAPEAKEIPPAKVGICESTVLVRTAFSHCKTISALPYVMAGAERDRKGLDDLILLDAFGNVSECVSSNIFWKAEGVWFTPSLDTGCVAGVTRRRILEMADAKGITIKETRRPIRSLLMAESVFTANTGGLRNIVELEGKRFPKRERLTP from the coding sequence ATGCTTACACAAAGAGTCGAAATCACGAATTTAAACGCGGAAAGCCCTACCGAAAACCGCCGAATCCAAGCCTTTTCCGGACTTCCGCATTCCCGAGAACTTTCTGAAAACATGCCCTACCCGTTCTATCTCAACGGAGAAATTCTGACGAACACCGAACTCCACTTACCGACGGACGACCGCGGTTTTCGCTTTGGCGACGGCCTTTTTGAAACCATCATCCTTAACGGTCACGGACCAGGTGTCATCCCTTATCACTTGGAACGCCTTACGGAGGGATTCCGTTGCTTGGGAATGAAACCCGAGGCCGTCCCCACCACGCTGGAGCTGGTGGAAATAATCAACAAACTGACTCCGGACAACGACAACGGACGATCCCGAATAAGGATATTCGCATGGAGAAAAGGCGGGGGCCTCTACGCCCCACTCTCCGACGAAGCCAACCTGGTGGTAACATGGGCTCCCGCACCAGAAGCCAAAGAAATCCCGCCGGCCAAAGTTGGAATCTGCGAATCGACCGTATTGGTGCGCACGGCCTTTTCGCATTGCAAGACCATCAGCGCACTACCTTATGTAATGGCCGGTGCCGAACGCGATCGCAAAGGGCTGGACGATCTGATATTGTTAGACGCTTTCGGAAATGTCAGCGAATGCGTATCGTCCAACATTTTTTGGAAAGCGGAAGGCGTTTGGTTCACTCCTTCATTAGATACCGGTTGCGTAGCGGGCGTCACCCGCAGAAGAATTCTAGAAATGGCCGACGCCAAAGGTATAACAATTAAGGAAACCCGCCGACCGATTCGTTCCTTACTTATGGCCGAGTCTGTTTTCACGGCAAATACCGGAGGCTTGCGCAATATAGTGGAATTGGAAGGTAAGCGCTTCCCAAAACGCGAACGTCTGACCCCATAA